The sequence CGGCGTCGTCCAACGCAGCCACCTCACGCGGCGTCGTCGAGCGCGAACGGAAGCACGGCTCCCTCGGCGGCGAGGAACACCGCGCGCACTCGCACGTCTGCCTCAGACATCGCCAACCGCAGCATCGTGTGCCAGGCGTGATCGGCTTGGGTGCGCCGCGAAGGTCCGGGTCGCTCCAGCAGCATCACCACGCACCCCTGGGGCGCGGATCCGGACAGCAGGGAGCCAAGCGCTTCGGCGATCCGGGTGGTGCCCTCGGCGTCAGGCAGGTCGGGTATCTCCTCGATCGGGATGATCTCCGGCAGCGGCACATCCTCCTCATCGAGCAGCAGCACCCACAGCGTGCGCATCCGGGGATGGACGCCGTGGTTGATGAAGCGGGCCCAACGCAGCAAGTCGGCGTCGGTGCGCAGCGGTTCTTCCGGGGTGACGGGTTCGATCTCCATCGGCCCAGCGTGCGTGACCTCCGCGCACGGCGAGAGAGTTATCCACAGAGCCGCCTCGACAATGCCTTCCCGGGCGAGTTCTCCACAACTGCGCTACCCCCGCGGACTGATGCTCCGCCGTCGTGCTCCACCTGCGGTTGGACGCCGATACCGAACCGCCGCTCGTACGCTGGGGCTGTGACACAGCCGGCGACACCGCCACGGACGGGCTCCTCCTGGGCGCGCCCGTTCACTGTCGACGCCATCATCGCCGCCATCCTCGTGTTCACCCTCGGCATGCTGTCCGTGGCGATCGGCATCGCCTCCAGCAGCGCCGTGGGTGGCATCGTGGCCGCGTTGACCGGCCTGGGCATGCCGGCCGCGCTCGCCTGGCGGCGCACCCGACCAGTGGCCTCCTCGGTGGCCGTGTACGCGATGGCGCTGGCACACGTGCTCGCCGGAGTGATCCTCACCGGCTCCGACGTGGTGATCTTCATCGCGCTGTACTCGGTGACCGTATACGGCCCGGTGTGGGCCCGGCGCACGGCGCTGTTCTCCGGCATCTTCGGCTGCCTGATCATCGGCGGCTGGCTGTTCTTCGCCCGGGGTGAGGTGACCACCAGCGCAGTGGTCGCTTCGCTGAGCGTCGCAGGGTTGCTGTCCGCGTTCGTGCTCGGCACCTGGGCGATCGCCCTGATGCGGCGCGCACGGGTGGTGCAGATCGAGACGCTCGCCGAACGCGCCGCCCGGCTGGAGGTGGAGCGGGACCAGCAGGCGCAGATTGCCACCGCCGCCGAGCGGGCCCGGATCGCCCGCGAGATGCACGACATCGTGGCGCACTCGCTCTCGGTGATCATCGCGCAGGCGGACGGCGGCCGGTACGCGGCCGCCACCTCCCCCGAGGCGGCTACGCACGCGTTGACCACGATCTCCGAGACCGGGCGGGACGCACTGGCGGACATGCGCCGGATCCTCGGAGTACTGCGCAGCGACGGGCGCGGCGATGCGGCGCTCACCCCGCAGCCGGCACAGGCCGACCTGGACACTCTGGTCGCTCATGTGCGCGATACCGGGCTTGCGGTCTCGCTGGTGCGGATGGGCACGGCGCGGGCACTACCGCCGGGCGCCGGGCTGACGATCTACCGGATCGCCCAGGAGTCGCTGACGAATATCCTCAAGCACGCCGGTCCGGGCGCCGGCGCCACGGTGCTGCTGCAGTGGACGCCGGCCAGCCTGGTGCTCCAGATCGACGACGACGGTCGGGGCGCCGCAGCGTCCTCCGACGGAGCCGGGCAGGGGCTGCTCGGGATGCGAGAACGAGCCACGATGCTCGGTGGCACCCTCGCTACCGGACCGCGCCCGGGTGGCGGCTACCGGGTACATGCGGAGATCCCGGTGCCGGCCGGGGCTCCGGTGGTGGGCCACCCGGGCCAGTCCGAACCGGCCGGTGTTCCCCGCGGCGCCCCCACCGGGCGACCGTGGCCGCCACCCCAGGCTCCACAGCAGGCATTGCCGATCCGGCCGCCGAACACCGTGGGCCCGGGCCGGCCGCCGACGGCACCGCTCACCTCTGGCCATCCCGCACCTGCCGAGTGGCAGACTGGGGCTGGCCAGCCCTACCCCGCCTCTCCCGATCATGAGGACCACTCCCGACGATGACCATCGACCCACCGGCCACCGGTGCCCCGATCCGAGTCGCCCTGGTGGACGACCAACAGCTGGTGCGGGCCGGGTTCGCCCTGGTGATCAACTCCCAGCCGGACATGGAGGTGGTGCTCGAGGCCGGTGACGGCGCCCAGGCGCTGCGGTTGCTCACCTCACACCAGGTGGACGTGGTGCTGATGGACATCCGGATGCCGATGATGGATGGGCTTGCCGCCACCGCGCAGCTCACCGACGCGGACACCAGCCGCGTGGGTGAGTCCCCGCGCGTGGTCATCCTCACCACGTTCGACCTGGACGAGTACGTGCTCCAGGCGATCAAGGCCGGTGCCAGCGGCTTCCTGCTCAAGGATGCCCCGCCGGAGGAGATGCTCACTGCGATTCGGACTGTGCACAGCGGGGACGCGGTGATCGCACCGTCCAGCACGCGCCGGCTGATCGCCCACCTCGCGACGGTGCTCCCGGACGAGCAGAAGGCACCGGCGACGATCCTGGACTCGCTCACCGAACGCGAACGCGAGGTGCTGGTGCTGATGGCCCGCGGCCGCACCAACTCCGAGATCGCTACCGACCTGTTCGTGGCCGAGGCGACGGTGAAGACGCACGTCGGCCGGGTGCTGGCCAAGCTCGGCGCCCGGGACCGGGTGCAAGCGGTGGTCACCGCCTATGAGACCGGGCTGGTCAATCCCGGCTCGTAGCCGGTTGCGCGGACGCTCGTCGGCCGGATGCTGGTGTGCCGGTCGATAGCCGCTGGCGGCCGGTCGCCGGTCACCGGTAGACCAGCAGACCGGTTCGATACTTCCTGCGGCGAGGCGATACCCGGGAGCACTACTGCCCGGGCCAAGTAACGAATGAATCGATTCACGGGTGCGGGTGCGGGTGCGGGTGCGGGTGCGGGTGCGGGTGCGGGTGCGGGGGCGGGTGCGGCTGCGGGACGGGGGTGAGGCGGGCGCTGGCTGGCGGGGTGGGTGGAGCCGTGTCACCCCCGGGTCCACCTACGGGATGACAGCAGAACCAGCCCCTGGCGCGACGACGACCCCGGCCCGTGCTCCGTAGCGTCAGCAGCATGACGACAACAGCGCAGAACCCACCGGCCGCAGTCAGCGCCCGCGACCTCACCAAGGTCTACGGCAGCGGCGATGTGGCAGTGACCGCCCTCGACCAGGTGAGCGTGGACTTCGCCCGCGGTGCCTTCACCGCCATCATGGGCCCCAGCGGCTCCGGCAAGTCCACCCTGATGCACCTGCTCGCCGGGTTGGACTCGGCCACCTCCGGCCGAGTGGTGCTCGGCGGTACCGAGCTGACCAGCCTCACCGACTCCCAGCTCACCGTGCTGCGCCGGGAGCGGATCGGGTTCGTGTTCCAAGCGTTCAATCTGCTGCCGATGTTCACAGCGGAGCAGAACATCACCCTGCCGTCCGAGCTCGCCGGAAGCAAGATCGACCAAGAGTGGTTCGACCTGCTGGTGGGCACCTTCGGGCTGACCGACCGACTCTCGCACAAGCCGCACCAGCTCTCCGGTGGCCAGCAGCAGCGGGTGGCGATCGCCCGTGCGCTGAGCACCCGGCCGGATGTGATCTTCGCGGACGAGCCGACCGGCAACCTGGACTCCCGGTCCGGGGTGGAGGTGCTCTCGTTCCTGCGCCGCAGCGTGCGCGAGCTGGGTCAGACCATCGTGATGGTCACCCATGACCCCGCCGCTGCCTCCTACGCCGACCAGGTGGTACTGCTGGCCGACGGCCGGATCGCCGGCACCATCGCGGACCCGACCCCGGACTCCGTGATGGCCGGACTGGATGCGCTGCGCGCTGCCGAGACCACCGCGACGGCCCGCTGATGCTTCGCCTCACCCTCACCCAGATGCGCGCGTCCGCGGGCCGGCTGGTGGCCGCGGGGATCGCGATCCTGCTCGGCACCGCGTTCGTCGCGGCCAGCCTGATGGCGGGCGCGGTGATGGAACGCACCACCTATGACGCCGTCACCAGCCAATACGCCGACGCCGACCTGGTCCTGTCCGGGGACGCGATCACTCCCGAGCAGGTGGACCAGGTTCGCCACACCGACCAGGTCGCCGCCGCGGACCCGATGACCAGGGTGGGCGGACAGCTCGAAGCCGGGGCGCGCACCGAGTACGCCTCCCTCGGCGCCACCGCGAGCGACGAACGGCTGAACAGCGCGACCCTCACCGATGGTGAGCTGCCTACCCAGACTGGACAGATCGCCGTCGCCGAAGGGGCAGCCCAGCGCCTCGGCCTGAGCATCGGCGACGAGTTCACTCTGGTCCAGGAACAGTGGCAGTCCACTGACGACGGCGGCACGGTGACCAGTGAGGACCGCCCGGTCACCGTGGTCGGGCTGATCGCCTCCCCGGACACCTATCTGTTCGCTCCCATCGGTGCGCTGGTCACCGCCGACGATCTGGCCGAGATCCTCGCGTACTCCGCACCGGAACAGGAGGGCGCAAGCAGCGAAGTGCTGGTCGCCCTGGAGCCCGGCGCGGACGTCCACGCGGCCGCCGCCGAGCTCTCCGACCTCGCCGGCAGTGGCGCGCGGGTGGAGACGGTGGAGGAGATCGCCGAGCACCAGACCGCCGATCTGACCGGATCGGACCGCACCATGCTCGCCCTGCTGCTGGCGTTTGCCGCGGTGGCTCTGATCGTGGCCGCGCTGGTGATCGCCAATACCTTCCAGGTGCTGGTCGCGCAACGCACCCGCACGCTGGCGTTGCTGCGCTGTGTCGGCGCCGACCGCCGCCAGATCCACACCTCGGTCCTGGCCGAAGCAGCGATTCTGGGCGCGGTCAGCTCACTCGCTGGTGTCGGCGTCGGAGTGGGCCTGATGGCTGTCGGGCTCCGGGTGCTGGCCGGCTCTGACGCGCAGATCCCGCTGTCCACCGATCTGGTGATCACCCCGGCTGCGGTGATCGTCCCGGTGCTGACCGGCCTGGTGGTGACGATCGCGGCGGCGTTGCTTCCGGCCCGGCTTGCCACCCGGGTGGCGCCGCTGGCCGCGCTCCGGCCCGCGGATGCACCCCCTACCTCCCGCGCCTCCAAGGTGCGGGTCGTGATCGCGGCAGTGGCCGTGGTCGGTGGCGGCGCGCTGCTCGCCCTCGGTCTGTCTCTGGCCGGCTCCGGTGGCGACTCGGACCTGCTGATCGTCGCCCTGGGGGTGGGCATGCTCGGCGGATTGCTCTCCCTGTTCGGGCTGCTGCTCGGCTGTGTGCTGATCGTGCCGGCACTGATCCGGCTGGTCGGGCGCCTGCTGCAGCGCAACGTCCCGGCCCGGGTGGCGGTGGCGAACGCGGTACGCAACCCCCGCCGCAGTGCGGCCACCGCCAGCGCCTTGGTGATCGGGGTGACCTTGGTGACGATGATGAGCACCGGTGCGCTCGCCGCCGGCAACGCACTCAGCTCAGAGCTGGACTCACGCTTCCCGGTGGACCTGGAAGTCAGCACGGCGACCACCCTCGGCGACGAACAGGTCCAGGCGGTGACCACCACCGACGGCGTCCAGGACACCGCCCTGCTCGCGAGCACGGCGACCACCGGGGACCTGCCGGACCTCGGTGAGGTGAGCCAGGACGTGGCCGCGGTGGCGACCGGCGACCTGAACCAGGTGGTCCGCAGCAGCGACGCGACCGCCGGGCTGGCCGAGGACACCATCGTGGTCGGCCACCAGCTCGCCGAGGGCTATCAGCTCGATACCGGCGACGAGATCGCGCTGACCGGCAGGAGCGAGGAGGAGGTGACGTTGACCGTCGCGGTGACCAGCCTAGACGGCACCACCTCGCTCGTCACTCCCGACGTTCTCACCCGCCTCGACCCGGAGGCCCAGACCACGATCCTCTGGGCCCGGGTGGCCGAGGAGGGCGAGTACGACACGGTGACGGCGGTCCAGTCCAGTCTCACCGACGCCTCGCAGACGCTCGACGGTGCCGACACCCCGATGGTCAGCGGCGCCGCCGTGGAGCGGGCCGGATACCAGCAGGTGGTGAACACCATTCTCGCCGTGGTGATCGGTCTGCTCGCCGTCTCCGTGGTGATCGCGCTGATCGGGGTGGCGAACACGCTGTCCCTCTCGGTCCTCGAACGACGGCGGGAGTCGGCCATGCTCCGCGCGCTCGGCCTCACCCGTGGTCAGCTTCGCGGGATGCTCGCGATCGAGGGTCTGATGATCGCCGGCGCCGGGGCGCTGATCGGGATCGTCGCCGGTCTCGTCTTCGGCTGGGCCGGATCGGCCATCGTGCTGACCCAGATGGCCGAGGTGCCGATGGTGGTGCCGTGGCGGGACCTGGCGCTGGTCGCCGGCGTCTCGCTCGCGGCGGGGCTGCTCGCTTCTGCGCTGCCGGCCCGCTCGGCGGCACGCACGCCCCCGGCCGCGGCGCTCGCCGTGGACTGAGCGCGACCGCCTGGCGCCCGGCGGATCGGAGGCAGCCTCCGGGATCCGAGGCAACCTCTACGTTGGCTCCGATCCCGGAAGCTACCTCCGACGCCGGGTGGCCCCGACAGCAGCCGCCGTTGTCCACAGGGCTCCGGCGGCTTCTGCGCACGCCGGGCACGATCGAGGGATGGACATTGCTGCACGACACCACCTCGCGGTGACCGCCGGGCCCGGGGTGGGCTGGGTGGTCCCGCTGTGCGCGGGCGCAGTGGTGGTGGGCCGCGGTGAGGACGCCGACCTTCCGCTCCCCGATCCGGCTCTCTCCCGCCGGCACCTGCGGGTCCGGGACCGCGGCGGGCGGGTCCGGATCCAGGATCTGCGCTCGGTCAACGGCACCCGGCTGCGGCTGGCTCGAGGTCAGCCGGCGGCCGGTGCACCGCCCCGGCCGGCCCGGTGGACCACCCGGGCGGGACGCCGCTGGCGACCGCTGCCGGTGGGCAGCCGCATCCTCGCCGGGTCGTCGGTGCTGGAACTACGGGCGCACCCCGGGATGGTGCTGCCGGCCGACCCGGAGCACGCAGCCGACCTCGGTGGTGGTCTCCTCGGCCGGCTGATGCTGCCGCTGCTGATGTCGGTGTCCACGCTGCCGCTGCTGCTCGGTGGCGGGGGCGGCCGGTGGCGGGTGGTGCTGCTGATCGCGCTGCCGGTGGTGCTGATCGCGGCGATCCTGTGGCCGGCGTTGCGGGAGCGTGCCCGGCGGCTGCGCCGGGCCGTGGGTGGCCAGGAGCCTGAGCCACCCGTTCCCCAGCCGATCGCGGATCCGGCTGCGCTGCTCGCCGCGGCCGGCGCCCCGGTAGTGCTTCCGGAGGAGGGTCCGCGCTGGGAGATCGGCCGTGCGAACGTGCGCGCACCGGTGCCGCGCCGACCGGATGGCCTGCTCCGCGGGCGGGTGGGCCGCCGCGCGGAGCGGATGCGGTTCGTGCCGATGCCCGCACCCGGGTCCGGACTGGCCCTGGTGGGTGCGGCGGAATCGGTGACGGCGTTGGGCCGGTGGATCGCGTTGCGGCACGCGGCGATGACCGCGGAACGGGTGCAGGCTCCCTGGCCGGAACTTGCCGGTCTGGCCAAGCAGCGTGGAGCCGTCGACGGCGTGCCGCTGCTTCGGGTGGTCGAGGCTCACTCTGGTCTGGACTTCCCTACCGCCGAGGAGGGTGCCCGGTACCTCGTGCTGGCAGCCGGGATGGCACAGGTGCCCCGGTGGTGCTCAACCGTGGTGGAGGTGCGCACGGGGCACGATCGTCAGGTAGGTGCGGACTGGGCCCGGGCCGTGGTGGCCGAGCTGAACCACTCCCCCGACGGCGCAGCCACCGTGCCCAGTGCGGTGCACCTGGCCGAGCTCCTTCCCGAGTCGGAGGAGGCGCTGCTGACCGGGTGGGCAGAGCCGGCGGTGCGGGCGCCGCTCGGCATGAACGACCAGGGTCCGGTCTGGCTCGATCTTGCCGAGCATGGTCCGCATGCGCTGGTGGCCGGCACCACCGGATCGGGGAAGTCGGAGCTGTTGCTCGCCTGGATCCTCGCCCTGGCACACCAGGGCTCGCCAGCGGACACCAGCTTCGTGCTGTTCGACTATAAGGGCGGGGCGACGTTCACCCCGCTGCGCGAGCTCGCCCACGTCGCCGGGGTGCTCACCGACCTGGAGGAGTCCGCGACGGCACGGGCCCTGACGAGCCTGCAGGCGGAGCTGCGGGCCCGAGAGCGCGCGCTGGCCGCGGTCGGCGCGCACGACCTGGCCGAGCAGCGCCGCCGGACCGAGGGAGCCAACCGGCTCGGCCGGCTCCTGGTGGTGGTGGACGAGTTTCGGGTGATGGCCGATACCCACCCGGAGCAGCTGGAGGCTCTGGTCCGGTTGGCTGCCCAGGGCCGGTCGCTGGGCATCCATCTGGTGCTCGCCACCCAACGCCCGGGTGGGGCGATCACGCCGGACATGCGCGCGAACCTGACGGTGCGGCTGTGCCTCCGAGTGCTGGAGGAGACCGACTCCCTCGACATGCTCGGCGACTCCACCGCCGCGCGTCTGCCGCGGATCCCCGGGCGAGCGGTGCTGCGCACCGAGATCGCGCAAGAGGTGCAGGCGGCGTGGTGCGGAACCGCGGCCGAGGGGTGGGTGACCAGACGGGTCACGGCGCTGAACCGGGCGGCCCTGCTGCTGGTCGACCAGGAGCCCTGGCGCCGCGCGCTGCGACGGCCGTGGGCGCCGCCGCTCCCGGAGTCCTGGTGGGCGGAGCAGCCGGCCGCCGGCAGTGCAGCGGCCCCCGACCACGCGCTCGCCTCGGCCGACGCCGGTGCAGCGGCGCCCGACCACGGGGTCGCCTCGGCCGACGCACCCACAGTCCACCGACCGCTCGCCCCGGCCGATGACGAGTCATCGTCGCGCTACCGCCTGCCCTGGGCGCTGCTGGACCTCCCCGACGAGCAGCGCCTGGGCACGCGGTGCTTCACCGGTGGGACCCTGCTGGTCAGTGGCCCACCAGGCAGTGGACGCAGCACGGTTCTGCGCGCGCTGATCGAGGCGGCGTTGCGCAGCGGGACGTGTGTGCATGTGCTCGCTGAGGACGCCGAGGCGTGGCCCGGCCACGACGCGCCGGCCGCCGGCACCTGGTGCCCCACCGACGATCCGCGACGCTGCCGTCGGCTGCTGGAGCGCCTGCTCGCCGGATCGACTCCCGGGCTGCTCGTGATCGACGATGTGGAAGCGGTGGCGACGTGCCTGGACGAGGTGGGCAGCCTCGGCGATGGCACCGAGCTGCTGCAGAGCGTGCTCCGCCGGTCCCGGCGGCTCGGGCTGGACGTGGTGCTGACCGCGGCAGAGAGCTCCCGGCGGTGGGCAGCCTCGGCGGATCAGCAACTTCTGCTCTGCCCCCGGGATCCTGCCGACGCGGTACTCGCCGGGGCTCCCCGTGGGTTGGTCGCCTCGGGCTGGCCGCCGGGGCGTGGGGTACTGCTCGGGCGCGGTGACGCCTGGGTGGCTCAGGTCGCGCTCGCCGCACCGGACCCGCAGGAATGGCAGCCGGCCGGTGCGGACCCGCTGCGGTTGGCGCCCTTGCCGGTCACTGTCCGGCTTGCCGAGGCGCCACCGGGCGATCAGCCCTCGGACTCTTCTGCGCCGCCGGACTGCGGTGCGATCCCTGGCACTCCTGCACCACCGGGCAGCGGCGCGATCCCCGGCACTTCTGCGCCACCAGGCAGCGGCGCGATCCCCGGCACTCCTGCACCACCGGGCCGCGCAGCACTGGCTCTTGGCCGGGGCGGGGACGATGCCTCATGGCTGCATCGCACGATGGACCGCGGCGACACCTGGCTGGTCTGCGGACCACCGGGTTCGGGGCGGTCGAGCGCGCTGGCGGCGATCACCGCCCAGCTCACCGGGCACGGTTGGCAGGTGTTTCAGGGAGGCGAGCCGCTCTCCAGCCAGAGCGCGGACGCGCTAGCGCCGTCGGGCAGGGAAACCGGAGCCCCGCAGGTACTGGTGATCGACGACGCTGACCGGCTCCCTGGCGCCGCTGCCGAGCACTGGGCAGCGTTCCTGGACGAACGACCAGGTGTCTGCGTGCTCGGCAGCGCTCGAGCCGAGTCACTGGCCAGCTCGTTCCACCCGCTCGCGATGCGGCTGCGCGAACCCGACCTGAGCCTGGTGCTCGCCGACCCCCGGCCGGCGCACGCGTCACTGGACCTCCGGAGCGTCCAAGACCCGGTCACCCGGCCCGGCCGCGGTGTGCTGGTCGACTCCACGGGCGCCGTACCGCTCCAAGTGACCACAGTGGACGGCGACTCCCGCGCGGACTAGAGAACGCCGTCGGGAC is a genomic window of Ruania zhangjianzhongii containing:
- a CDS encoding FtsK/SpoIIIE domain-containing protein, with amino-acid sequence MDIAARHHLAVTAGPGVGWVVPLCAGAVVVGRGEDADLPLPDPALSRRHLRVRDRGGRVRIQDLRSVNGTRLRLARGQPAAGAPPRPARWTTRAGRRWRPLPVGSRILAGSSVLELRAHPGMVLPADPEHAADLGGGLLGRLMLPLLMSVSTLPLLLGGGGGRWRVVLLIALPVVLIAAILWPALRERARRLRRAVGGQEPEPPVPQPIADPAALLAAAGAPVVLPEEGPRWEIGRANVRAPVPRRPDGLLRGRVGRRAERMRFVPMPAPGSGLALVGAAESVTALGRWIALRHAAMTAERVQAPWPELAGLAKQRGAVDGVPLLRVVEAHSGLDFPTAEEGARYLVLAAGMAQVPRWCSTVVEVRTGHDRQVGADWARAVVAELNHSPDGAATVPSAVHLAELLPESEEALLTGWAEPAVRAPLGMNDQGPVWLDLAEHGPHALVAGTTGSGKSELLLAWILALAHQGSPADTSFVLFDYKGGATFTPLRELAHVAGVLTDLEESATARALTSLQAELRARERALAAVGAHDLAEQRRRTEGANRLGRLLVVVDEFRVMADTHPEQLEALVRLAAQGRSLGIHLVLATQRPGGAITPDMRANLTVRLCLRVLEETDSLDMLGDSTAARLPRIPGRAVLRTEIAQEVQAAWCGTAAEGWVTRRVTALNRAALLLVDQEPWRRALRRPWAPPLPESWWAEQPAAGSAAAPDHALASADAGAAAPDHGVASADAPTVHRPLAPADDESSSRYRLPWALLDLPDEQRLGTRCFTGGTLLVSGPPGSGRSTVLRALIEAALRSGTCVHVLAEDAEAWPGHDAPAAGTWCPTDDPRRCRRLLERLLAGSTPGLLVIDDVEAVATCLDEVGSLGDGTELLQSVLRRSRRLGLDVVLTAAESSRRWAASADQQLLLCPRDPADAVLAGAPRGLVASGWPPGRGVLLGRGDAWVAQVALAAPDPQEWQPAGADPLRLAPLPVTVRLAEAPPGDQPSDSSAPPDCGAIPGTPAPPGSGAIPGTSAPPGSGAIPGTPAPPGRAALALGRGGDDASWLHRTMDRGDTWLVCGPPGSGRSSALAAITAQLTGHGWQVFQGGEPLSSQSADALAPSGRETGAPQVLVIDDADRLPGAAAEHWAAFLDERPGVCVLGSARAESLASSFHPLAMRLREPDLSLVLADPRPAHASLDLRSVQDPVTRPGRGVLVDSTGAVPLQVTTVDGDSRAD
- a CDS encoding sensor histidine kinase, with the protein product MTQPATPPRTGSSWARPFTVDAIIAAILVFTLGMLSVAIGIASSSAVGGIVAALTGLGMPAALAWRRTRPVASSVAVYAMALAHVLAGVILTGSDVVIFIALYSVTVYGPVWARRTALFSGIFGCLIIGGWLFFARGEVTTSAVVASLSVAGLLSAFVLGTWAIALMRRARVVQIETLAERAARLEVERDQQAQIATAAERARIAREMHDIVAHSLSVIIAQADGGRYAAATSPEAATHALTTISETGRDALADMRRILGVLRSDGRGDAALTPQPAQADLDTLVAHVRDTGLAVSLVRMGTARALPPGAGLTIYRIAQESLTNILKHAGPGAGATVLLQWTPASLVLQIDDDGRGAAASSDGAGQGLLGMRERATMLGGTLATGPRPGGGYRVHAEIPVPAGAPVVGHPGQSEPAGVPRGAPTGRPWPPPQAPQQALPIRPPNTVGPGRPPTAPLTSGHPAPAEWQTGAGQPYPASPDHEDHSRR
- a CDS encoding ABC transporter ATP-binding protein yields the protein MTTTAQNPPAAVSARDLTKVYGSGDVAVTALDQVSVDFARGAFTAIMGPSGSGKSTLMHLLAGLDSATSGRVVLGGTELTSLTDSQLTVLRRERIGFVFQAFNLLPMFTAEQNITLPSELAGSKIDQEWFDLLVGTFGLTDRLSHKPHQLSGGQQQRVAIARALSTRPDVIFADEPTGNLDSRSGVEVLSFLRRSVRELGQTIVMVTHDPAAASYADQVVLLADGRIAGTIADPTPDSVMAGLDALRAAETTATAR
- a CDS encoding ABC transporter permease — encoded protein: MRASAGRLVAAGIAILLGTAFVAASLMAGAVMERTTYDAVTSQYADADLVLSGDAITPEQVDQVRHTDQVAAADPMTRVGGQLEAGARTEYASLGATASDERLNSATLTDGELPTQTGQIAVAEGAAQRLGLSIGDEFTLVQEQWQSTDDGGTVTSEDRPVTVVGLIASPDTYLFAPIGALVTADDLAEILAYSAPEQEGASSEVLVALEPGADVHAAAAELSDLAGSGARVETVEEIAEHQTADLTGSDRTMLALLLAFAAVALIVAALVIANTFQVLVAQRTRTLALLRCVGADRRQIHTSVLAEAAILGAVSSLAGVGVGVGLMAVGLRVLAGSDAQIPLSTDLVITPAAVIVPVLTGLVVTIAAALLPARLATRVAPLAALRPADAPPTSRASKVRVVIAAVAVVGGGALLALGLSLAGSGGDSDLLIVALGVGMLGGLLSLFGLLLGCVLIVPALIRLVGRLLQRNVPARVAVANAVRNPRRSAATASALVIGVTLVTMMSTGALAAGNALSSELDSRFPVDLEVSTATTLGDEQVQAVTTTDGVQDTALLASTATTGDLPDLGEVSQDVAAVATGDLNQVVRSSDATAGLAEDTIVVGHQLAEGYQLDTGDEIALTGRSEEEVTLTVAVTSLDGTTSLVTPDVLTRLDPEAQTTILWARVAEEGEYDTVTAVQSSLTDASQTLDGADTPMVSGAAVERAGYQQVVNTILAVVIGLLAVSVVIALIGVANTLSLSVLERRRESAMLRALGLTRGQLRGMLAIEGLMIAGAGALIGIVAGLVFGWAGSAIVLTQMAEVPMVVPWRDLALVAGVSLAAGLLASALPARSAARTPPAAALAVD
- a CDS encoding response regulator, whose translation is MTIDPPATGAPIRVALVDDQQLVRAGFALVINSQPDMEVVLEAGDGAQALRLLTSHQVDVVLMDIRMPMMDGLAATAQLTDADTSRVGESPRVVILTTFDLDEYVLQAIKAGASGFLLKDAPPEEMLTAIRTVHSGDAVIAPSSTRRLIAHLATVLPDEQKAPATILDSLTEREREVLVLMARGRTNSEIATDLFVAEATVKTHVGRVLAKLGARDRVQAVVTAYETGLVNPGS